In Cryptomeria japonica chromosome 10, Sugi_1.0, whole genome shotgun sequence, a genomic segment contains:
- the LOC131059817 gene encoding early nodulin-93 isoform X1, whose translation MGTAREWWAVRRQDMSMAPLNTNTSNTIAQHRAKQYSHEGVKAGVKAATIAFIASAIPVLMGARAIPWARANLNYAAQAHIISLVSGAAFFVVADKTILASARKNSFEKLAIHVEFPL comes from the exons ATGGGTACTGCACGAGAGTGGTGGGCAGTGAGGAGGCAGGACATGAGCATGGCTCCTCTCAACACCAACACCTCCAATACCATTGCTCAACACAGAGCAAAGCAATACTCACACG AAGGGGTGAAAGCAGGGGTGAAGGCAGCCACAATTGCATTTATAGCATCGGCAATCCCTGTG TTGATGGGAGCACGGGCCATTCCTTGGGCGAGGGCGAACCTGAACTATGCAGCTCAGGCACATATCATCTCTTTAG TAAGTGGAGCAGCTTTTTTCGTTGTAGCAGACAAGACCATTTTGGCGTCCGCACGGAAAAACTCTTTTGAAAAACTTGCAATTCACGTCGAATTTCCCCTGTAA
- the LOC131059817 gene encoding early nodulin-93 isoform X2: protein MGTAREWWAVRRQDMSMAPLNTNTSNTIAQHRAKQYSHEGVKAGVKAATIAFIASAIPLMGARAIPWARANLNYAAQAHIISLVSGAAFFVVADKTILASARKNSFEKLAIHVEFPL from the exons ATGGGTACTGCACGAGAGTGGTGGGCAGTGAGGAGGCAGGACATGAGCATGGCTCCTCTCAACACCAACACCTCCAATACCATTGCTCAACACAGAGCAAAGCAATACTCACACG AAGGGGTGAAAGCAGGGGTGAAGGCAGCCACAATTGCATTTATAGCATCGGCAATCCCT TTGATGGGAGCACGGGCCATTCCTTGGGCGAGGGCGAACCTGAACTATGCAGCTCAGGCACATATCATCTCTTTAG TAAGTGGAGCAGCTTTTTTCGTTGTAGCAGACAAGACCATTTTGGCGTCCGCACGGAAAAACTCTTTTGAAAAACTTGCAATTCACGTCGAATTTCCCCTGTAA
- the LOC131059872 gene encoding early nodulin-93: protein MGIAVNAQYWWALRRQHMAMASMPSPLPIPNAVAENRAKQCSQDGVKAGAKAAAIAFVASAIPVIMGARAIPWARTNLNYAAQAHIISLVTGAAYFVVADKTILASARKNSFEKLANRIESPL, encoded by the exons ATGGGTATTGCAGTGAATGCACAGTACTGGTGGGCACTGAGGAGGCAACACATGGCCATGGCTTCCATGCCTTCTCCTCTTCCAATTCCCAATGCCGTTGCTGAAAACAGAGCAAAGCAATGCTCACAAG ATGGAGTGAAAGCAGGGGCAAAGGCAGCCGCAATTGCATTTGTCGCATCTGCAATCCCCGTG ATAATGGGAGCACGGGCCATTCCTTGGGCAAGGACGAATCTTAACTATGCAGCTCAGGCACATATCATCTCTTTAG TCACTGGAGCAGCTTATTTCGTCGTAGCAGACAAGACTATTTTGGCCTCTGCACGGAAAAACTCTTTTGAAAAACTTGCAAATCGCATCGAATCTCCCCTGTGA